One region of Streptomyces subrutilus genomic DNA includes:
- a CDS encoding regulator, which translates to MTERPAQRVPNRQLAALIAEAGFSNAGLARRVDQLGLEHGLDLRYDKTSVTRWLRGQQPRGTTPALIAEVFTRRLGRRLSAQDLGLDACAPVYAGLEFAATPEEAVDIASGLWRKDSGSHAELRKIAFTPAGLVVPSRDWLIGRADERVARGADPAARVPVQGRATVPRQRQLDRGPGQRVTGGDIAALRSVSELFRALDHAYGGGHARQALVRYLEHEAEPMLRGTYGETTGRRLFSAAADLTRLAGWTSYDIAAHGLAQRYFVQALRLAQAAGDRPYGSYVLVTMSRQAVYLGHGREAVQLARVAQQGVGSGPPPVVQALLHSAEARGHAVLGEVRASTASLVRAERALGAARPGDDVPHWARHFDEAQLADEFGHCHRDLQQYRASAQHAERSLQLRAPAYARSRLFCRVVLATARLGLGELDQACALGAEAAQQAMEMRSVRAVEYVRDFERRLEPYRDASAVRTYRDRVAALS; encoded by the coding sequence ATGACGGAACGACCTGCCCAGCGCGTCCCCAACAGGCAGCTGGCGGCACTGATCGCGGAAGCCGGGTTCTCCAACGCCGGGCTCGCCCGCCGCGTCGACCAGCTGGGCCTGGAACACGGTCTCGATCTGCGGTACGACAAGACCTCCGTGACCCGCTGGCTGCGCGGGCAGCAGCCGCGCGGAACCACCCCCGCGCTGATCGCCGAGGTCTTCACCCGGCGCCTCGGACGGCGGCTCTCCGCGCAGGACCTCGGCCTGGACGCCTGCGCCCCCGTCTACGCCGGCCTGGAGTTCGCGGCCACCCCGGAAGAGGCCGTGGACATCGCCAGCGGCCTGTGGCGCAAGGACTCCGGATCCCACGCCGAGCTCCGCAAGATCGCCTTCACCCCGGCCGGGCTGGTCGTCCCCAGCCGGGACTGGCTGATCGGGCGGGCCGACGAGCGGGTGGCGCGGGGCGCGGACCCGGCGGCCCGGGTCCCGGTGCAGGGCCGGGCCACGGTCCCCCGGCAGCGGCAGCTCGACCGGGGGCCCGGGCAGCGGGTGACCGGCGGGGACATCGCCGCCCTGCGCTCGGTGAGCGAGCTGTTCCGCGCCCTGGACCACGCCTACGGCGGCGGGCACGCCCGGCAGGCCCTGGTGCGGTACCTGGAGCACGAGGCCGAGCCGATGCTCCGGGGGACCTACGGGGAGACCACCGGGCGGCGGCTGTTCTCGGCCGCGGCCGATCTGACCCGGCTCGCGGGCTGGACCTCGTACGACATCGCCGCGCACGGGCTGGCCCAGCGGTACTTCGTGCAGGCGCTGCGGCTCGCCCAGGCCGCCGGGGACCGGCCGTACGGCTCGTACGTGCTGGTGACCATGAGCCGGCAGGCGGTCTATCTGGGCCACGGCCGGGAGGCGGTGCAGCTGGCCCGCGTCGCCCAGCAGGGGGTGGGCTCCGGTCCCCCGCCGGTGGTGCAGGCGCTGCTGCACTCGGCGGAGGCGCGCGGGCACGCGGTGCTCGGCGAGGTGCGGGCGTCGACGGCCTCGCTGGTGCGGGCCGAGCGGGCGCTGGGCGCCGCCCGGCCGGGGGACGACGTACCCCACTGGGCGCGGCACTTCGACGAGGCGCAGCTGGCGGACGAGTTCGGGCACTGCCACCGGGACCTCCAGCAGTACCGGGCCTCGGCGCAGCACGCGGAGCGCTCGCTCCAGCTGCGGGCGCCCGCGTACGCGCGGTCCCGGCTGTTCTGCCGGGTGGTGCTGGCCACGGCCCGGCTGGGGCTGGGCGAGCTGGACCAGGCGTGCGCGCTGGGGGCGGAGGCGGCGCAGCAGGCGATGGAGATGCGGTCGGTGCGGGCGGTGGAGTACGTACGGGACTTCGAGCGGAGGCTGGAGCCGTACCGGGACGCGTCCGCCGTGCGGACGTACCGGGACCGGGTCGCGGCCCTGTCGTGA
- a CDS encoding FAD-dependent oxidoreductase, translating to MLSSSHHSAHHADVVIVGAGVSGLAAAHHLIAAGVTVIVLEAAGDPGGRMATVSADGFRLDRIGQLLNTAHPELDRTPGLAGLPLRRFAPGVLVHSDGRQLRAGALTPARALASGSLDQARLSAALGRLAALPEERLLARPERTALAALRSRGLPPRTATGVLRPLLSTLLCDPGLGTSSRVADLALRTFARGRLAVPEGGAAALPERLAAGLPPGTIRTGVRVRSVATNLVTTEEHGDFGCRSVLLATGARAAAALLPGLRVPDFHEVTVLHHATAAPLPWDGSLLLDGDPKWPVSHTAVMSAVDPTRAPAGRSLVTTTVLGPPPPARTVASRLARLYDTATRDWEPLAVHHTREAVPAMPPPYDVRRPVRVLAGLYVCGDHRDTNTVQGALRSARRATHAVLRDFGIPVPATREPALPVAA from the coding sequence GTGCTCAGCAGCTCACACCATTCCGCACACCACGCGGACGTCGTCATCGTAGGAGCCGGAGTCTCAGGACTCGCGGCAGCGCACCACCTGATCGCAGCGGGGGTCACGGTCATCGTGCTGGAGGCCGCGGGGGATCCCGGCGGCCGGATGGCCACCGTGTCGGCCGACGGGTTCCGGCTGGACCGGATCGGCCAATTGCTCAACACCGCCCACCCGGAGCTCGACCGCACCCCGGGCCTGGCGGGCCTGCCCCTGCGCCGCTTCGCGCCCGGGGTCCTGGTCCACAGCGACGGCAGGCAGCTCCGGGCCGGAGCGCTCACCCCGGCCCGCGCCCTGGCCAGCGGCTCCCTCGACCAGGCCCGGCTCAGCGCCGCCCTCGGCCGGCTCGCCGCCCTGCCGGAGGAGCGCCTGCTCGCCCGGCCCGAGCGCACCGCCCTCGCCGCCCTGCGCTCCCGCGGCCTGCCGCCGCGCACCGCCACCGGTGTGCTCCGGCCGCTGCTGTCGACCCTGCTCTGCGACCCGGGCCTCGGCACCTCCAGCCGGGTCGCCGACCTGGCCCTGCGCACCTTCGCCCGCGGCCGCCTCGCCGTACCCGAGGGCGGGGCCGCGGCCCTGCCCGAGCGGCTCGCCGCCGGGCTGCCGCCGGGCACCATCCGCACCGGGGTCCGGGTCCGTTCGGTTGCGACCAACCTGGTCACCACCGAGGAGCACGGCGACTTCGGCTGCCGCTCCGTCCTCCTGGCCACCGGGGCCCGCGCCGCCGCCGCCCTCCTGCCCGGCCTGCGCGTGCCCGACTTCCACGAGGTGACCGTCCTGCACCACGCCACCGCCGCACCCCTGCCCTGGGACGGCTCGCTGCTCCTGGACGGCGACCCCAAGTGGCCCGTCTCGCACACCGCCGTGATGAGCGCGGTCGACCCGACGCGGGCCCCGGCCGGCCGGAGCCTGGTCACCACCACGGTGCTGGGCCCGCCGCCCCCGGCCCGTACGGTCGCCTCGCGCCTCGCCCGGCTCTACGACACCGCCACCCGCGACTGGGAACCGCTCGCCGTCCACCACACCCGGGAGGCCGTCCCCGCCATGCCCCCGCCCTACGACGTACGGCGCCCGGTGCGCGTGCTGGCCGGGCTGTACGTGTGCGGGGACCACCGCGACACCAATACCGTCCAGGGCGCCCTGCGCTCGGCCCGCCGCGCCACCCACGCTGTCCTGCGCGACTTCGGCATCCCCGTCCCGGCCACCCGGGAACCCGCCCTTCCGGTGGCGGCCTGA
- a CDS encoding TIGR01777 family oxidoreductase, which produces MRIAVTGSTGLIGSALVRSLRADSHEVVRFVRRPPAAGDEARWDPARGYVDPAGLAGCAAVVHLAGAGVGDHRWTAAYKKEIRDSRVLGTTALAKAMAALEEPPAVFVSGSAVGYYGNTGDRPVDEDAPAGHGFLPSVCVEWEAAAQPARAAGIRTAFARTGLVVAREGGAWGKLFPVFRAGIGGRLGNGRQYWPFISLHDEIAALRHIIDTPGIEGPVNLTAPEPLTNRQVTAAMARVLHRPALLPVPALALRVVLGELSEDVLGSQRARPARLLESGFVFRHPGIEDAIRAAL; this is translated from the coding sequence ATGCGTATCGCGGTCACCGGCTCGACCGGCCTCATCGGCAGCGCCCTCGTACGGTCCCTTCGGGCCGACTCGCACGAGGTGGTGCGCTTCGTCCGCCGCCCGCCCGCCGCAGGCGACGAGGCGCGGTGGGATCCCGCCCGCGGTTACGTCGACCCCGCCGGCCTGGCCGGATGCGCGGCCGTCGTGCACCTGGCCGGGGCCGGGGTGGGGGACCACCGCTGGACCGCCGCGTACAAGAAGGAGATCCGCGACAGCCGTGTCCTCGGCACCACCGCCCTCGCGAAGGCCATGGCCGCGCTCGAGGAGCCGCCCGCCGTGTTCGTCAGCGGTTCGGCGGTCGGCTACTACGGGAACACCGGCGACCGGCCCGTCGACGAGGACGCCCCCGCCGGGCACGGCTTCCTGCCCTCCGTCTGCGTGGAGTGGGAGGCGGCCGCGCAGCCGGCCCGCGCGGCCGGGATCCGTACCGCCTTCGCCCGTACCGGACTGGTCGTCGCCCGCGAAGGCGGGGCCTGGGGAAAGCTGTTCCCGGTCTTCCGGGCCGGCATCGGCGGCCGGCTCGGCAATGGGCGGCAGTACTGGCCGTTCATCTCCCTCCACGACGAGATCGCGGCCCTGCGCCACATCATCGACACCCCCGGCATCGAGGGCCCGGTCAACCTCACCGCTCCCGAGCCGCTGACCAACCGCCAGGTCACCGCGGCCATGGCCCGGGTGCTGCACCGGCCCGCACTGCTGCCCGTACCGGCCCTGGCCCTGCGCGTCGTGCTCGGGGAGCTCTCCGAGGACGTGCTCGGCAGCCAGCGGGCCCGGCCCGCCCGGCTGCTGGAGTCCGGCTTCGTCTTCCGCCACCCCGGCATCGAGGACGCGATCCGGGCCGCCCTGTAG
- a CDS encoding VIT1/CCC1 transporter family protein: protein MTEDDASGKALTRAHIEAHGAGGGGGGDGSPSADISTRLNWLRAGVLGANDGIISTAGLVVGVAGATTSRSAILAAGVAGLLAGSLSMAAGEYVSVSSQRDSERAALDMERRELAEEPEAELEELADLLAARGLSREVAREAAEQLTERDALRAHARVELGIDPDELANPWHAAFASLVAFTVGALLPLLAIVLTGPSVRVPVTAAAVLAALTLCGVLGARLGGAPVLRAVLRNVAGGALAMAVTYAVGTWLGTL from the coding sequence GTGACGGAAGACGATGCCTCCGGCAAGGCCCTGACGCGGGCGCACATCGAGGCGCACGGCGCGGGCGGGGGCGGCGGCGGTGACGGCTCGCCAAGCGCGGACATCAGCACGCGGCTGAACTGGCTGCGGGCGGGGGTGCTTGGCGCCAACGACGGGATCATCTCGACCGCGGGCCTGGTGGTCGGCGTGGCCGGGGCCACCACCTCGCGTTCGGCGATCCTGGCGGCGGGGGTCGCCGGACTGCTGGCGGGTTCGCTGTCGATGGCGGCGGGGGAGTACGTGTCGGTCAGCTCGCAGCGGGACTCCGAACGGGCCGCGCTGGACATGGAGCGCCGCGAACTGGCCGAGGAGCCGGAGGCGGAGCTCGAGGAGCTCGCCGACCTGCTCGCGGCGCGCGGGCTGAGCCGGGAGGTGGCCCGCGAGGCCGCGGAGCAGCTGACGGAACGGGACGCGCTGCGGGCGCATGCCCGGGTGGAGCTCGGCATCGACCCCGACGAGCTGGCCAATCCGTGGCACGCGGCCTTCGCCAGTCTCGTGGCCTTCACGGTGGGCGCGCTGCTGCCGCTCCTGGCGATCGTACTGACCGGCCCGTCCGTCCGGGTGCCGGTGACGGCGGCGGCCGTGCTGGCGGCGCTGACCCTGTGCGGGGTGCTCGGCGCACGGCTGGGCGGCGCGCCCGTGCTCCGCGCGGTCCTGCGCAACGTCGCCGGGGGCGCCCTGGCCATGGCCGTCACCTACGCGGTGGGCACCTGGCTCGGCACGCTGTAA